Within Sorghum bicolor cultivar BTx623 chromosome 2, Sorghum_bicolor_NCBIv3, whole genome shotgun sequence, the genomic segment TTCGATGCAGTATTTAACTACAAATTTCACAAAACACAGCCCACCTGTTATGCAACACTGCAAACCTACAGGATTGTGATGTGATGTTACCGGCGTCAATCAAGTCAGATGTAAACTCCACCAGATCTTCTTGTTTATCCGAGAAGTAATATAATGGACCTCAGTCAGACGGGTGTACTATGACTATGGAGTTTTCACATCCTGTTGGTCCCAGCCTCGCAGGCTGGTTATCCTCGTGCCCCCACAGCCTTTAAGCAGTCAGGATGTGCTCCAATATTGGATTCCGGTAGCCTTGGCCTGCAGTCTCATGGATGAAACGGTCGAGCTCTCGAGTGTGCGTCATGCACTTATAAATATAAAACAGGCCCGCAGCttgctgaggccttgtttagttcccaaaatttttcaagattctccgtcacatcgaatcttgtggcacatgcatgaagcattaaatatagacgaaaacaaaaactaattacgcagtttatctgtaaatcgcgagacgaatcttttgatcttagttagtctatgattgtataatatttgccacaaacaaacgaaagtgctaaatTTTtgtcaaactaaacaaggcctgaagtgCTGGTGCTTGCTCGCTCACCAATCGCCATTGCCATGTACGAGCACTGCAGTGGAGCTCGCCAAGCCCCTATCATCAGTGGCAAGATGTGCGTATGGTCGTATAAATGGAAGCACGGACCACGGGGCTACTGGACACTAGTGTTTTGTGTTCTCCGAAATGGAGTACTCCTACCTACAGTACATGGATACCTCTCGACCTGAAATATATGTAATGCCAAAATGGTGTAGTGTAGTGTAGCACAACGTAGGGCCTTTGGCGGCAGAGATCAGTGATCAAACAGGCCCACGTGATCGTTGTTAAGTCGCGCATACAGTTGGTCATGCGTCAGaatacagttttttttttctctctctctctctcacgcgtGGCAGAACTAACAGCTCAGTCAGTCACTCTCACACACTCCTCATGCTGCTGTATCGATGGAGATCTGTGTACCAATTAACCAACCCGTCCAGGCGGTTACGTTACGCCAATGATAAAACGTCGAACTGGGCGCTATCGCGCAGTCTCGCAAACTGTTGAGCCTTGAGTACACAGCGCGTGGTCTCTGACTCGCAGCTAGCAGCCGAGCATGAACTTGTGCCGGGCAGCCGGGCACGGCAAAGGCAGTCTCGTGATCGCGACAGGTCGGTATAACTGCCAGCGTCTCTTTTTCctccacttttttttttttgactgcattatcatcatcatcatcatcatcatcatcatcaaaggcAGTCTCTCTGGCAACCTTTTTGCTCTCAGCCACCCGGGCATGAACTTGTGCAAATGCAGGTAGCATGTGAAAGATTGACGAAACCTCTGCTGCTGCCACCACCGTACCCGGGGCGCTGGGGTTGTGGGGGTACGGTGCACAGTAACAGCTACAGTCCGGTGAACAAGGACTCCTTGAGACTTTTTGATCGATCGAGTAACAGGACTTTTGAGACTTGAGAGATGCAAGGCACTGAACACCGATAGAAATCGTGAAAACGTGCGGAGTACGTACGTAGGTAGGTACAGTAGAATACCTACCAGATGAAACGGACACGGGACGGGTGTCTACAGTGTAGTATTTGACACCGGAACCGGAGAAGGAGGCGGCGTTGGACTTTGCGTGTCGCGCGGCAAGTGGCAGCGGGCCGGCATCGCCGCGCCAACAGCGACTCGGGCGAACGAGAGCCGTACCCGTACGTACGCTCCGGAGTCCGGACCCCCGGGGCCGTCCGGGAGGTCTCACTCATTCACTCCAGTTCTCTCTGGAAAGCTCAACAAGCCGCAAATCTGCAGGCGCGATCATTTGGTAGTCGTAGCGATACCAGCACCGATACAGCCAGGCATGCGTTCGTGCGCGGAGAAATTTCGCTTCGCCAGCTTCTTGAATTTGAACTTTTTATAGCGCACGTAGCAGGATTGCAAATTGAGAGTCGCCGGGGTACCAGAAAAGTGGTACTCTACTCTTTGTTTACGGGGTGTCACTGTCACCAATCATTATTGATGGGTTCGTACGGCATCGGTGAGGAGGAGTTGCCGTACGTGTACGTGTTCCTGTTCTGAATGGGCTTGGAAGAACTCGGAGCCTCACCGGTGCAGTGCTCGAGAGAGGGGCGCACGGCGGAGGAGGACGGGCGACGGGGCATGCCGCATGCAGGAATCGATGGAGGCGCACTAGCAGGCCCGGGCGCGGTGCAGCGGATGCGGTGCCAACTAGGGATGTCAACGGGAGGTAAGCTAGCGGTGAAACCAAATACTTTGGTCGCTCTTAACTTCTAGCTCAGGTTAATTATGAAAACAGATATAGAGAGAGAGTTCATAAAGTTTTATCTAGATGAAACCCGATGTCACTGTTACAAACATAGAAAATAACGTGGCAATCTTGGTAATTGTGTATTAAACTCTCTAAGGTGAAGTAGTGATGGGCAAATATTCTAAGCATACCCTTGGTCGATTCAGAACGGCATGTAGCCGAGAACGAAATCTCCACGTAATTTTTTACCATGTATAAATATAGACATAAAAAATGATTGCTAGATAATTTCCACTCTAAAAATATTGATGATATATATAATTGCCAAGGgatctattttattttctaaaaattaCTCTTCTATACTAATAcgatattataaaatataatataaaGTAACCTCTAAATTACCACATTAATGAACTGTCATTATGATGCATAATCTAAAGAATCACTTGAAGAACATGATGTATTCCACTAGCATTTACATCTAAATGGGCAATTCTAGATGAAATCACATTATTAGGCTCCGAATATTGATATCCCTAATGTCAAGAAATATAATGCTTGTGTAAACTAGAAACTAAAAGCCTCTTTAAAATTCAATATCTTTAATTATATCGCGACTACGTTGATACATTATTTTGACATAGGATATGTGAAATTGCAAAACACACAGAGCTATTACCTAGGTGGCTACTAGATTAGCAAACCCTATATTGTACCACATATGTTTGAAAACTAGTTATAAGGTACTAGCAATGATCAAGTTGTTTGCTTTGCTAGAGAGGGTGCGCTACTTCTTAAGGCTATGTTTGGTGGAGCTCCCAGAGGCCGGCTTTTTAGTGCAACTGTAGCAGAGCCAGGAGGAGCCACTGAACCATAGCTTCTATGGCTCATCTCTTGCGTTTGCCGGAGTCGGAGCCTTTTTCCCAACCAGCATAGGGATCTGCAGTGCCTAATAGTAACGCACAGGAGACTAATTAAGAGCAGGAGCCAAAGCTTGCAGGAAGCTGCACCAAACCGTGGTCTTTgtggtaaggccttgtttagttcacccgaaatttaaaaagttttcaagattctctgtcatatcgaatcttgcggcacatgcattaaacattaaatatagacaaaaacaaaaactaatcatacAGTTTAACTGGAAATCAcacagttagtccatgattggataatatttgtcaaataaaaacgaaaatgctacagtaccgaaatccgaaattttttcggaactaaacaaggcctaaaatagaAATGATACTGAGTTGTTTTCTAAaagaatatattttttatgtgCAACTTATTTAGGGTTTAGTTGTGATGATGTTGCAACATTTGGGATAGACGGCCAGGTTATTTTTTTCTAGGCACACGAGTAGTGATCTGGTTTACAAATTTATAGTTACTAGAGAATATGttggcatctccaacagtttgtcaAACCAACTTGCTATTCTTCATGTTTTTAGCAACAACAGTTTGGCAAATGacttgctaaaatttggcaacttGTCATTTCCTACCTCCACCCGCGCATATATGCGCGTCGATCTCAACTTGTCATCTAGTTTGCCATCCGGTAAAAACTAGGCCAACAGGGGCAAGTGGCGTGCTCTCTGCACGCGGTCCATACAATttcagcatgcatgcatgatctcGCAGTATATGCATTGTCTCgaatagcaaactgttggagatacaATCTTTTTTCACTTGCCATATGTTTTAGCAAACTTGCCGAATCATAAGATTTGCCAAGTAATTTTTGACAAATTGTTGGAGACATCAAGTtagtttccaaaagaaatgagaTGGCAAACCTATGTATGCCAGTCTGTATCCTCTATTCAAAGACAATACATGAGCTACACTAGAACATTTTTATCCACCTGAGAACACACAAAACAAAACATATATGTCATATCAACTCAAACGAATTATAACACTACACAAACGTTACAAACACAAAGCCATATATCCTAGGGGGCATGCATATCTCTCATCTCTCTATATTTCCCTATATCAgagaaataaaaacaaaaaacaaaactcttcacaaaatggTTAAAACAAACTGCTACATATATAATATAGGAGAAGCCCTAGGGGTTTCACTTTCTTTGCCAGAGACTTAAGTCAATACCCGAACCaccacatgagcatatcaagcTTGAGCAATAGTAAAACATGTTTGCTCAAGCAATTAAAGCCTAGCACGCGGTTCGTTCTTGACTTAATCCCTGTGTACCTCACCCCATATATTGCTCTATATGCAACATATACTCCAcactatataatttattttaatcTTCTTTCACTGCCTCTCAAGCACCAGTTCGTTCCCTTAATTGCATCCTCTGAAAGCGACGAGCTCAACCCTGCCTCGAGCTAAGCATTTGACATGGCATCCGTCTCCGTGGTCCTTCAGTGAGAATCGGTGGCCGCCGGAATGCATGTCAAATGCCCGCTAGCTTAGGGCGTGACAATGCTGGCCTGGAGCGCAGACTTGATCTTCTGGATGGTGCAGGAGAGCAGGTTGCTGACGGTCTCCACCGACTCCACGGTGAGCTTCGCGGTGGGCAGGTTGTTCACCAGGATCTGGAATGCCACCGTGACCAGAGAACCGCCGGTGCTGCtgttgccgccgccgctgcagtTTGGTGAACCTTGGGCGGGGTTTGACGACTGGCAATGGCCGTCCGGAAGGATGGCAAACCCGGAGGGGAGGAGAGAGACGTATGCGGAGTCGCCACCGTTCATGACGACATGCATGGACTGCACGTCCACCGGAGCGTACACCACCAGAGAGCCGGATGGGTCTGTGCAGGTCTCCTGTAAGATGAGCATGTTGTTTTGGTTGCCACTTGTTGCCTGCAACATCTCAAAAACGAGAGTATCAGATACTGAAGAGAACAAACGCATTTGACTTTTGAACTTAAAAAAAGTGCACCAAAATTGTATTATGAACTTGGTAATAAGCGCACCGTTGTAAAATATGTGATTAGAAATTCACCAGTGCAATAGTAAATCGACATCAGTTTGGGTAAAAAATGTAATCAACGTCAGTTTGGGTAAAAAAATATGTATGTAATCAGCATTGGAAGGGATAAAACACAGCTTGTGAATCTGAGATTATATCAATCAGAACATGTTGCGCCTCAAAAAACAAAGGGGACTGAGGAGATCAAGAAATTACTTGCTGGGTCCTAAAAAccttttagaagtcaaataatTTTCATGCTTGaccaaatttacataaaaaaattaaaatctaTGGTACAGAATAAGTATCACTAGTTTAATCATAGAATAtcctttcatattaaacctgTTTAGATATAATACAGATACTAATTTTCTATAAATTAATTAAACTTAAAAATTGATTTATTTTAAATCTAGAATTGTATTTTTTTCACTGAGGAGTACTGTAGTTCAGAGGGGAAGATAAAGGTAGGCTTTTGTGAGCACAAGGACAAGGGCAGCCACGCATGCTTCCAAACACACACAGGAAAGCTGACAGGAGCTTTTTCTCACAAAGGTCAACCATGCCCCAGTTTCTGGTAAACAGCCAGTATTTAACCTTTTCTCTTTTGTCGTCTTCTTCATGTCATGCTGTCTCTAAACCCATGCAATACTGCAATGCATGCATGTACCCACAAATCCGGCACCATGGTACTGTAAGTACCACACTAGATGAAAAGACAGTATTGCATTTCAATGCGGTAACAAATAAAAGTCCAAGAGATTATAGTTCATTTAATCGCGATTGTAAAAATGGCAGTGAAAAGTAATTAAGGAGCCAGTGCTTACATTTGGGCGGAGGAGGGAGACGGCGTTGCCGTGGTGCTGGCCCTTGGCGATGTGGTCCATCTCCTGCATGGCCTCACCGTTGGCCAGGATGTCCCACTCGCCGCGGCGCTGCTCGTCGCGGAGGTAGTCGAACACGCGCTGCGGGGACGTGACCGGCAGCCGCACCGACGTGGTGGCGCTCAGCACCACGCCGGGGGGCTCCCCGGGCGCCCCCACGCTCTGCCGCGCCATCATGCgcaccttctcctccccctcgcccgcggcgccgccgccgccgttcccggcgctgcttcctcctcctccctcaccGACGCCGCGCCACTCGTCCAGGCGCCGCCACTTCTGCGCCGCCGACGCGCACACGCCCGCGCAGAAGTTGTCCGTCATCCGCTGCGCCAGCTTCAGCATGCTCCTCCGCCCCACCGGCGTGATCGCTGCCATTATATATCCATGCATGTtcaccgccgtcgccgccatTGTTAACCACATCGTCTATATATCAATGATGAAAGTGAGCAGTAGTAAGTTACTCACCGGCGTGGTCGCGGGCAGGGAGAGAGTTGGAGCAGAGGATGGCGAGGTACTGGCACTGGCGCTGGAGCGAGGCGAGCCAGCGGCGCGCGCCAAGGGCCTGGCCGGATTGGAGCAGCGGGCGGTAGAGCTGGTGCACGACGGCCTCGTCGTACTCCGCGTGAACAACCCACGTGACCTGTGGGCAGCACGCACAGTACAGAGCAGCGTTAGCATAGCACGGGTGGTAGCTCTCCCAGTGTGCCGTCACTTGGCCATGGCCACTTGCCGCCGCGACAGCGCAGTAATGGCGGATCGGAAGCAGGTAAAAGGCCTCTTGTGCCGCTGGCCACGGGCGGAAGGTAGAGACGCGCAAGAAATGGCAACGATAAGATGGATCGAAGGGCGGCGTACGTACGCCAATTTTGCAAGCGGACAAGCTAGCAATGCGGTACGTACGAATGCACCGCAACAGGATGCTGCGTGTCTATCGTCGTGTCATCTATAAACAAGCATCGATTGGCCACAGGACGCAGGAGTCAGAAGTTCAGGGCTCAGAAGGAACCCAGTTTGACCCACTGCAAAGTGCAGAACCCTAGCTAGCTGCAAAGGCATCATGCATACTGCTCGTGCTAGTACCCGAATACAGAAGCACTACTGCAGGAAACGATATGTTAACGCACAGCAAACGAACAAGATCTACAACCGAGACATGTTCATGGGTCATGAGAGGTTTGGACTCTATCGACGACCCCATTACATTACAGGTCGCATTCGTGCACTCACAAGCTCTCGGCACTCGATCGGCAGTGACGACGATTAAACAGCATGATGATATCCCCTAAAAAACTGGATCTACGAGACCAAACGACGCCCGGCCCGAGAGATGGCATTTCAGCGCTCGtacagtagcggaagcatcgAAATGTTTAAAGAAAATCATGTGATACCCTAGGCTAGATGCCCATGCTACAGGTCAAGCTCTCGCTGCGGgtcagccggccggccggcggccacTCGCACACGTCTCGGCGCGCTGCGCCCTGGGCCCCGGGCTACGAGAGCATTGACCTGCCGCACCTCTCCGTCCTGGGTGGAAGCACCGATTGGTGCATGCGCAGGGCGCAGCAGTGGCGCCGCGCGGCCGGGCCGGCCTTGGATTCATCACTCGCAGACTCGTTTGCGCACGCGTCGTGGCAGCATAAAATACTGGGCCGCGGCCGCCGCTCTAAATGCGAGCGTAACTCGCGCACTGTAGCCGCCACATGCCGCTGCGCCGTGCGGATTTATGACGGCCGAATCGGACGACGGTGGAGCACAACACACAACAGCCATGGTAACGGCCAGGCCGGGCCGCGGTGTACTACGTAACGTACCTTGGAGTAGCCGTTATTCATGTCCTGCACGATGCAGCCGGTGGGGAGCAGGCGGCAGCCCATGTACCCGGCGGCGCCGCCGTTGTgcgcgtggtggtggtggtggttgccGCCGCCGTCGGGTCGGAGGATGGCGTCCACCGAGACGTCGACCACGGCCCACAGCCCCTCGGCGTGCTGCTTGCAGAACCGAAGGAAGACCACCTCGCGGATCGGCACCAGCGGCGACAGCACCTGCAGCTCCGCGTGCATCTGCATGCATCGATCCCAGAAAAAGCACGTACGTACGTCGTCACACGTCGCGTACGCGATTGAGCGAGCAGCCGTAGTATATATTGGCGAGTAGAGAAGGCGTGTGTGCGTGCGCGCGAGAGCATGGCGGCATTGCGTGACGAAAGTGTGTGGTACGTGTGGGCAACGAACGGGGTGGATGACTCACCAGCTGGATTGACCCGCTGCGCGTGCCGCCCATGCCGCTAGAGATGATGTCCGTCGTGCTCGCCCTCGCCACGATGCACGGGAACatctccgaccaccgagcctgCACGAAACATGTCTACGTGTATGTCATCGTGCCAGTGCCAGCGTCTCGGAATGGAACGACACGTAGTACGTAGCATACTACGCCATTAGCATGGAAGAACACCACACACAATGGCTCCCTGGTTGCGTACATACCGCGTCCATGAGGCTGTCTACGAGGTCCACGCTGCTGATTATGGCGATGCCAGCCTCGCGGGTAGCCTCGGAGACGTAGCCGGCGGGGCTCGGGCCGAACACCCGGGCGAACGCTCGGTGGTACTCGTCGAAGTTGAGCGTCtccaggccgccgccgccgtccgggCTGCGGAGCCAGAGCGGCTCGTCCATCTGCGCCACTTTCATGAGCTCCTCCATTGCGGCGAGCCCCAGCTCGAGGAGGACGGTGCGGTCGATGCCGTCGGCCGCCCCGTGCATCGCGCCGTCGAGGGCGCCGATGCCCACGGGCAGGCGCATGGCCGCCGCCGAACCCACGGGGCCGGGCAGGCCGCCGGCGCCCATTAGGTCGGGGAGGGGCTGCAGCGCGGACGCGCCGAGGGGGCCGAGCCCGAAGCCGCCGTTGGTGCCGACGCCGAGCTCGAGGCCGGAGCACCCTTGCAGGGACATGGAGCTGCCGGAGGAGATTGGGCGGCCGAGGAACTTGCCGGCGAGGGCGCAGAcgcggtccagctcgtccttgAGCCGCGCGTTCTCTATGCGGAGGTGCTGCTCCTCCAGCGACACCTCGCCGAGCACGGCCGCGCCGCCGCAGTTGGTGCAGATGGGGTTGCGCATGGCCTCCCGGATCGTCATGTTCTCCGCCCGCAGCTTGTCGTTCTCCTGCCTCAGCAGCGCGTTCTCGTGCCGCTCGATCTGCGTCTGCGAAGCAAAGACATAAAATTGTCAGTCATCACACACGCAGACGCAGCCCGACACTACTGACACATGTGTAGGTCGTCCATGGCCTGATTGATCGGCTGATTATATTCGCGCTCCGAACCTTCATCTGCGTGCGGCGATTCTGGAACCAGAACTTGACCTGGCGGCTCTCTAGGTTGAGCCGCTTGCTGAGCTCCATCCTTTGCTTCTCGTCGGGATGGGGGCACTCCTTGAACACACTGCGTGCATCCATATGCTTATCATTATAGGTCTAAAAAACTCATGAGAAATAAAGATTTCTTCGTCCATATTCTGGGCTGTGATAATATAATATAGGCGACATGACATACGCTTCGAGTTCTTGGATTTGCTGCGGTGTGTGGCGATGGTATCGCTTCTTCTTCTTGCGCGGGTTACTGTTGTCCGGGTCGAGCTCGTCACCGGAGGCGCCGTCGACGTTGTCGCTGCCTGACCGGCTGTCGTTCTCGTCCTCCCCCCGGGCGCGGCCCAGCGAGTCGCCGTCGCCTCCGCTCGCGCTCCCGCCGCTGCCAATCAAGCCCATACGACTCAAGTCGGCCAGTTGCCCCCCTTCCATGTTCGTTTGCTAGAACAACCAACAAAATCAGTCAGACACTACATGAGGTCAACAAagaatcagaaaaaaaaaatcagagaagAAGCCATCGTAGTGACTGTACGTACCAGGCCGAGGGAGAGGCCGGTGGCGCCGAATCCGCCGGGTTTCGGTAGAGGCGGGGCGGGGATAAGGCGGCTGGGGTTGTGCATGCCCGTGCCGCCTCCCCCCGTAGCGTCGTAGGAGAAGACGCCGGAGCCGGCGGCGCCATCGAACATGCCGCCGAAGCTCATCAAGAGCGGACTGCAAGTCACAGCGAAACGAAGACTGGTTTTTCTCCTCCACTCGTGGCTAAAATCTCTCTGCCCACGATCCTACCAAACCCGCTCCGCGGATCCCCTCAGATCCCAAggaattattaaaaaaattttaTGAGGTGAGAGGCAAAGAAGGCACGCAATAAATTAAAAACAGGAGGAGCGCAGCCACGCAGCCGCCGATGGCCTGGCTGGAGCAAATATGGAAGGGAATCAGCATGGAACGAACAACGTCACGGAATGGAAAGAAAGAAACTCGAGTTGGGTTGGGTAGGGCAGAAGGAACGCGAGACGCGTCGTCCACCTAAAAATAGGCGTCGAAAGCTCTGAAGAACTCGCGCGGTGCCaaactccgccgccgccgtcacaACGGCGGCGATGGCGACCCCCTGACGAATCCTTCGAAACCCTCACTCAGGCCAGGAAGAAGACGCAGCAGCTAATTAAAGAAGACGAGAGCAGACGAGCAGGGAAGGACGACGAAGAGGAAGAATGGGCGCGAGGGAGAGGGAGTGGGAGTGCGAGAGAGCTCGAGAGGCTGGCCGTGGCTATGGCTACGGGGTAGATAAAGCGGGGGACATGTGGAGCGCGTCTACGAGGGAGCCGCCAGCAGGTAGCGCTGTGGCCTCGCGGGGCAGATAAAAAGAGGGAGACGACGGCGTCGTGCACCGCCGAAGAAAAGAAAACCGGAGTCAGGCTGGCCATGTAAACCCGTAAACCAGCGTGAAAAGGCTGTGTTTTTTCGGAGCGTTTTCGAGGCCAAACCCCAGACGGAGGA encodes:
- the LOC8059030 gene encoding homeobox-leucine zipper protein ROC6 produces the protein MSFGGMFDGAAGSGVFSYDATGGGGTGMHNPSRLIPAPPLPKPGGFGATGLSLGLQTNMEGGQLADLSRMGLIGSGGSASGGDGDSLGRARGEDENDSRSGSDNVDGASGDELDPDNSNPRKKKKRYHRHTPQQIQELEAVFKECPHPDEKQRMELSKRLNLESRQVKFWFQNRRTQMKTQIERHENALLRQENDKLRAENMTIREAMRNPICTNCGGAAVLGEVSLEEQHLRIENARLKDELDRVCALAGKFLGRPISSGSSMSLQGCSGLELGVGTNGGFGLGPLGASALQPLPDLMGAGGLPGPVGSAAAMRLPVGIGALDGAMHGAADGIDRTVLLELGLAAMEELMKVAQMDEPLWLRSPDGGGGLETLNFDEYHRAFARVFGPSPAGYVSEATREAGIAIISSVDLVDSLMDAARWSEMFPCIVARASTTDIISSGMGGTRSGSIQLMHAELQVLSPLVPIREVVFLRFCKQHAEGLWAVVDVSVDAILRPDGGGNHHHHHAHNGGAAGYMGCRLLPTGCIVQDMNNGYSKVTWVVHAEYDEAVVHQLYRPLLQSGQALGARRWLASLQRQCQYLAILCSNSLPARDHAAITPVGRRSMLKLAQRMTDNFCAGVCASAAQKWRRLDEWRGVGEGGGGSSAGNGGGGAAGEGEEKVRMMARQSVGAPGEPPGVVLSATTSVRLPVTSPQRVFDYLRDEQRRGEWDILANGEAMQEMDHIAKGQHHGNAVSLLRPNATSGNQNNMLILQETCTDPSGSLVVYAPVDVQSMHVVMNGGDSAYVSLLPSGFAILPDGHCQSSNPAQGSPNCSGGGNSSTGGSLVTVAFQILVNNLPTAKLTVESVETVSNLLSCTIQKIKSALQASIVTP